From the genome of Pseudomonas putida:
CTCGACTTCGTCATGACGCTGTTCTTCGCCTTCGGCGTGGCCTTCGAGATCCCGGTGGCGGTGGTGCTGCTGGTGTGGATCGGCGTGGTCGACGTGAAGTACCTGAAGAAGATCCGCCCGTACGTGATCATCGGTTGCTTCGTGGTCGGCATGATCCTCACGCCGCCCGATATCTTCTCGCAGACCCTGCTCGCCGTGCCGATGTGGCTGCTGTTCGAGGTCGGCGTGCTGTGTGGCAGCCTGATCCGCAAACGCGGCCACGAAGAGCAGCCGGCCGACGACCACAACGACCAGCCGCCAGCGACCCAACCGTGAACCTGCTGTTGCTCGAGGAGGCCGACTTCGTCTCGGCCGACCATGTCGTGCTGGCGGACCGGCGCTTTACCCACATGCAGGAAATCCACGGCGTGGCGGTGGGCGATACCCTGCGCGTCGGCCGTATCGGAGGGTTGATCGGCCAGGCCACGGTGATGCGCCTGGAGCGCCACGAGGCCGAACTGCAAGTGGCCTTCGACCAGCCGCCACCGGCCAAGCTGCCGCTGACCCTGGTGCTGGCCGTGCCTCGGCCGAAGATGCTGCGCCGGCTGTTCCAGACCATCGCCACCCTGGGCGTGCCGCGGCTGATCCTGGTCAACAGCTACAAGGTCGAGAAGAGCTTTTGGCAGACGCCCTTCCTCACCCCTGAAAGCGTGCGCGAGAACCTCATCCTCGGCCTCGAGCAGGCACGCGACACGGTGGTGCCCGAGGTGATCATCGAGAAGCGCTTCAAGCCGTTCGTGGAGGATCGCCTGCCGGCCATCGCCCAAGGTACCCAGGGCCTGGTCGCCCACCCCGGCCCCTACCCGGCCTGCCCGCGAGCCGTGCAAGGCCCGGTAACCCTGGCGATCGGCCCGGAAGGCGGGTGGATTCCCTATGAAGTGGACCTGCTGGCCAAAGCCGGTCTGGCCCCTGTTCAGCTTGGCGATCGCATCCTTCGCGTAGAAACCGCGGTCACTGCCCTGCTCTC
Proteins encoded in this window:
- a CDS encoding 16S rRNA (uracil(1498)-N(3))-methyltransferase; this encodes MNLLLLEEADFVSADHVVLADRRFTHMQEIHGVAVGDTLRVGRIGGLIGQATVMRLERHEAELQVAFDQPPPAKLPLTLVLAVPRPKMLRRLFQTIATLGVPRLILVNSYKVEKSFWQTPFLTPESVRENLILGLEQARDTVVPEVIIEKRFKPFVEDRLPAIAQGTQGLVAHPGPYPACPRAVQGPVTLAIGPEGGWIPYEVDLLAKAGLAPVQLGDRILRVETAVTALLSRIF